In Paracoccus sp. TOH, a single window of DNA contains:
- a CDS encoding MFS transporter — MERRRIWGWWFFDWASQPFATLLMTFIFPVYYAEVARQHYIAQGMTPEAAGAAAQSLWGYGLGICGVIIAVLAPVLGAIADNSGRRLVWVWIFSAFYMAGAWGLWLLMPDQPNLHLAIISFGIGLIGMEFATIFTNALLPGLAPHDEIGRVSGSGFAFGYLGGVIALAVVLLCLAENPQTGRTMLGIPPVLGLDPGLREGTRAAGPFTALWYLVFMIPFALWVPETPGPRRPVRPGAAMRALAQLLASLRWRHSLAAWLVSSMFSRDALNALYAFGGVYAGTVLGWPVFLAGVFGVVSAVSAAVISWIGGRADRRWGPKPVIVACTLVLAGVCVLLTGMSREQVLGLPLAEGSRLPDALFFLCGALIGGAGGALQSASRTMMVRHTTPERATEAFGLYALSGKATAFLAPLLIAAVTDVTGSQRLGISPLIGMFLLALILLVWVKAKGEAEQ; from the coding sequence ATGGAACGCAGGCGGATCTGGGGCTGGTGGTTCTTCGACTGGGCCAGCCAGCCCTTCGCGACGCTGCTGATGACCTTCATCTTCCCGGTCTATTACGCCGAGGTCGCCCGCCAGCACTATATCGCGCAGGGCATGACGCCCGAGGCGGCGGGGGCGGCGGCGCAGTCGCTCTGGGGCTACGGGCTGGGCATCTGCGGCGTCATCATCGCCGTCCTCGCCCCGGTGCTGGGCGCCATCGCCGACAATAGCGGGCGGCGGCTGGTCTGGGTCTGGATCTTTTCCGCCTTCTACATGGCCGGCGCCTGGGGGCTGTGGCTGCTGATGCCGGACCAACCGAACCTGCATCTGGCAATCATCAGCTTCGGCATCGGGCTGATCGGCATGGAATTCGCCACCATCTTCACCAATGCCCTGCTGCCGGGGCTGGCACCGCATGACGAGATCGGCCGCGTCTCGGGCTCGGGCTTCGCCTTCGGCTATCTCGGCGGGGTGATCGCTCTGGCGGTGGTGCTGCTGTGCCTGGCCGAGAACCCGCAGACCGGCCGCACCATGCTGGGGATCCCCCCGGTGCTGGGCCTTGATCCGGGCCTGCGCGAGGGCACGCGGGCGGCGGGGCCGTTCACCGCGCTGTGGTATCTGGTCTTCATGATCCCCTTCGCGCTCTGGGTGCCCGAGACGCCGGGACCGCGCCGGCCGGTGCGGCCGGGTGCGGCGATGCGGGCGCTGGCGCAATTGCTGGCCAGCCTGCGCTGGCGGCATTCGCTGGCGGCCTGGCTGGTCTCGTCGATGTTCTCGCGCGATGCGCTGAACGCGCTTTACGCCTTTGGCGGCGTCTATGCCGGCACGGTGCTGGGCTGGCCGGTGTTCCTGGCCGGGGTCTTCGGCGTGGTCAGCGCCGTCTCGGCCGCCGTCATCAGCTGGATCGGCGGCCGCGCCGACCGGCGCTGGGGGCCGAAGCCGGTGATCGTCGCCTGCACGCTGGTGCTGGCCGGGGTCTGCGTGCTGCTGACCGGCATGAGCCGCGAGCAGGTGCTGGGCCTGCCGCTGGCCGAGGGCTCGCGCCTGCCCGACGCGCTGTTCTTCCTCTGCGGTGCGCTGATCGGCGGCGCGGGGGGGGCGCTGCAATCGGCCAGCCGCACGATGATGGTGCGCCACACCACGCCCGAGCGCGCCACCGAGGCCTTCGGCCTCTACGCGCTGTCGGGCAAGGCGACGGCGTTCCTGGCGCCGCTGCTGATCGCCGCGGTGACGGATGTGACCGGAAGCCAACGGCTCGGCATCTCTCCGCTTATCGGGATGTTCCTTCTGGCGCTGATTCTGCTAGTTTGGGTCAAAGCAAAAGGAGAGGCCGAGCAGTGA
- a CDS encoding acyl-CoA thioesterase → MYPMLRFAKEMLKFRRSPRIGVLDAHVSTHRCWPWDLDPWIELNNGRTLTLYDLGRLPMAVRTGIIGTMRENGWGITVAGNTVRYRRRIKGFQRFTMVSRTLGWDARFLYMEQSMWRAGECCNHMLLRGAITSAQGIVAPARLMQAAGRDPESPALPGWVQAWIAADAERPWPPVLPPTTPADRNADLPA, encoded by the coding sequence ATGTATCCCATGCTCCGCTTTGCCAAGGAGATGCTGAAGTTCCGCCGCAGCCCCCGGATCGGGGTGCTGGACGCGCATGTCTCGACCCATCGCTGCTGGCCCTGGGATCTGGACCCGTGGATCGAGCTGAACAACGGCCGCACCCTGACGCTTTACGACCTGGGCCGGCTGCCGATGGCGGTCCGCACCGGCATCATCGGCACGATGCGCGAAAACGGCTGGGGCATCACCGTGGCCGGGAACACCGTGCGCTACCGGCGGCGGATCAAGGGATTCCAGCGCTTCACCATGGTCTCGCGCACGCTGGGCTGGGACGCGCGCTTCCTTTACATGGAACAGAGCATGTGGCGGGCGGGCGAGTGCTGCAACCACATGCTGCTGCGCGGCGCCATCACCTCGGCCCAGGGCATCGTCGCGCCGGCGCGGCTGATGCAGGCGGCCGGGCGCGACCCGGAAAGCCCCGCGCTGCCGGGCTGGGTCCAGGCCTGGATCGCCGCGGATGCCGAGCGGCCCTGGCCGCCGGTGCTGCCGCCGACTACCCCAGCCGACCGGAATGCCGACTTGCCAGCCTGA
- a CDS encoding YggT family protein → MGTLYEALMLILDVVWFVMIAHIIMSWLINFQVLNLRQPLIWQIWNGLNRLLEPIYAPVRRILPNTGGLDLAPLVVFIAIIILQRALANNAGWFYGF, encoded by the coding sequence ATGGGCACGCTCTACGAAGCCTTGATGCTGATACTCGACGTGGTCTGGTTCGTGATGATCGCCCATATCATCATGTCCTGGCTGATCAACTTCCAGGTGCTGAACCTGCGCCAGCCGCTGATCTGGCAGATCTGGAACGGGCTCAATCGCCTGCTGGAGCCGATCTACGCGCCGGTGCGCAGGATCCTGCCCAATACCGGCGGGCTGGATCTGGCGCCGCTGGTGGTGTTCATCGCCATCATCATCCTGCAGCGCGCGCTCGCCAACAACGCCGGCTGGTTCTACGGCTTCTAG
- the recQ gene encoding DNA helicase RecQ, giving the protein MSAAPLLRQIFGFDAFRPGQEEIVDAVASGRDVLAIMPTGGGKSLCYQLPALMRDGLTVVISPLIALMRDQVRALTEAGVAAAALTSGNSDEENSEVLRAMAARELRLLYMAPERLASGATIPMLRRAGVQAIAVDEAHCVSQWGHDFRPDYLRVGELRRALSVPLAAFTATADAETREEIVKRLFDGAQPQSFLRGFDRPNIHLAFQPKDGPRRQILDFAAARRGQSGIVYCGTRAKTETLAGALNDAGLAAVAYHGGMEAEARREVEARFQREDGLIVVATVAFGMGIDKPDIRWVAHADLPKSIEAYYQEIGRGGRDGAPAETLTLYGPDDIRLRRGQIDEGLAPAERKAADHARLNALLGLAEATACRRVALLGYFGEAAAPCGNCDICDNPPECFDATEAAQKVLSAVLRTGQTYGAGHVIDVLTGTMTERIGQRGHDRLPTFGVGRDLSKAQWQAVIRQMLGRDLIRPDPERHGGLAITAAAHPVLRGEERITLRRDAMTRARPAVVVRTQVDDEDAPLLSALKAKRRALAEAARVPAYVIFPDRTLIEMVQTRPKTLDEMARVNGVGAKKLESYGEDFLRVIAGEVAPMHPARRALAGRDAGALFDRLAEAQARLARGEDGTEKPLSVSNSILRRIAEDRPRDLSRYLDAARLDRFGASFAVEIAADPGA; this is encoded by the coding sequence ATGTCGGCCGCCCCCCTTCTGCGGCAGATCTTCGGCTTCGACGCCTTCCGTCCGGGGCAGGAGGAGATCGTCGATGCCGTCGCCTCGGGGCGCGACGTGCTGGCGATCATGCCGACCGGCGGCGGCAAGTCGCTGTGCTACCAGCTGCCGGCGCTGATGCGCGACGGGCTGACGGTGGTGATCTCGCCGCTGATCGCCCTGATGCGCGACCAGGTGCGGGCGCTGACCGAGGCGGGCGTGGCGGCCGCCGCCCTGACCAGCGGCAATTCCGACGAGGAGAACAGCGAAGTCCTGCGGGCCATGGCCGCGCGCGAGCTGCGGCTTCTGTACATGGCGCCCGAGCGGCTGGCCTCGGGCGCGACCATCCCGATGCTGCGCCGCGCCGGCGTGCAGGCGATTGCCGTGGACGAGGCGCATTGCGTCAGCCAATGGGGCCATGATTTCCGCCCCGACTATCTGCGCGTGGGCGAATTGCGCCGGGCGCTGTCGGTGCCGCTGGCCGCCTTCACCGCCACCGCGGATGCGGAAACGCGCGAGGAAATCGTCAAGCGCCTGTTCGACGGCGCGCAGCCGCAATCCTTCCTGCGCGGCTTCGACCGGCCGAACATCCACCTGGCCTTTCAGCCCAAGGACGGGCCGCGCCGGCAGATCCTCGACTTCGCCGCCGCGCGTCGGGGCCAGTCCGGCATCGTCTATTGCGGCACCCGCGCCAAGACCGAGACGCTGGCCGGGGCCCTGAACGACGCGGGCCTTGCCGCGGTCGCCTATCACGGCGGCATGGAGGCCGAGGCCCGGCGCGAGGTCGAGGCGCGGTTCCAGCGCGAGGACGGGCTGATCGTGGTCGCGACCGTGGCCTTCGGCATGGGGATCGACAAGCCCGACATCCGCTGGGTCGCCCATGCCGACCTGCCGAAATCCATCGAGGCCTATTACCAGGAGATCGGCCGAGGCGGCCGCGACGGCGCCCCGGCCGAGACCCTGACGCTTTACGGCCCCGACGACATCCGCCTGCGCCGCGGCCAGATCGACGAGGGGCTGGCCCCGGCCGAGCGCAAGGCCGCCGACCATGCCCGGCTGAACGCGCTGCTGGGCCTGGCCGAGGCCACCGCCTGCCGCCGCGTCGCCCTGCTGGGCTATTTCGGCGAGGCCGCCGCCCCCTGCGGCAATTGCGACATCTGCGACAACCCGCCGGAATGTTTCGACGCCACCGAGGCGGCGCAGAAGGTGCTGTCGGCGGTGCTGCGCACCGGCCAGACCTATGGCGCCGGTCATGTCATCGACGTGCTGACGGGCACCATGACCGAACGTATCGGCCAGCGCGGTCATGACCGGCTGCCGACCTTCGGCGTCGGCCGCGACCTGTCCAAGGCGCAATGGCAGGCGGTGATCCGGCAGATGCTGGGCCGCGACCTGATCCGCCCCGACCCGGAACGCCACGGCGGCCTTGCCATCACCGCCGCCGCCCATCCGGTGCTGCGCGGCGAGGAGCGGATCACCCTGCGCCGCGACGCCATGACCCGCGCCCGTCCCGCCGTGGTCGTCCGTACCCAGGTCGATGACGAGGACGCGCCGCTGCTTTCCGCGCTGAAGGCCAAGCGCCGCGCGCTGGCCGAGGCGGCGCGTGTGCCGGCCTATGTCATCTTCCCCGACCGCACCCTGATCGAGATGGTCCAGACCCGCCCCAAGACGCTGGACGAGATGGCGCGGGTGAACGGTGTCGGCGCCAAGAAGCTGGAAAGCTATGGCGAGGATTTCCTGCGCGTCATCGCCGGCGAGGTGGCGCCGATGCATCCGGCGCGCCGGGCGCTGGCCGGGCGCGATGCGGGTGCGCTGTTCGACCGGCTGGCCGAGGCACAGGCCCGGCTGGCGCGCGGCGAGGACGGCACGGAAAAGCCGCTTTCGGTCAGCAACTCGATCCTGCGCCGCATCGCCGAGGACCGGCCGCGCGACCTGTCGCGCTATCTGGACGCGGCGCGGCTGGACCGTTTCGGCGCTAGCTTCGCCGTCGAGATCGCCGCCGATCCCGGGGCCTGA
- a CDS encoding efflux RND transporter permease subunit, which translates to MTGRGFNLSDWALHHRSLVWFLLIVSMVAGTLGYLRLGREEDPNFTIKIMVISASLPGATIEDTLDQVTTRIETKLEELDELKFTRSVTMPGQSIVYLELDPTIRGPQVPEVWKRVRSMMSDIRPEFPHEFQGFQFNDDFGDVFGNIFAFTSDGFTQRELRDRVEDIRKQVQALPMAGKTSLLGVRKEQIYLEFSSARLAALGLNHNQVVQTLAVQNAITPSGIVQAGPEQVLVRVGGQFDDAASIAAVNLRVGDRFFNIGDVATVRRGYEDPPSALFRYNGREAIGLQIGMRDGGNILEFGKQVDALMAGVARSLPIGIEMAKFADQPHVVDEAVGHFVQALAEAVAIVLLVSFVSLGLRAGLVVTLTIPLVLAITFVILDLYGITLQRISLGALIIALGLLVDDAMIAIETMISRLEVGDSLERAASYAWSSIAFPMLTGTLVTVAGFIPIGLNNSAAGEFTFSLFVVIAVSLIVSWIVAVLFAPLLGVTLLPARMKHAAEGPGWLRRRFHGLLLWGMQHKWPTIAITLAVFGASVFGMRFVEQQFFPTSDRTEIIVDVTERANASIAKTDADMARIETMLAGEQDALFWTTYVGRGAPRFVLSMDVPTPGPYMGQIVIQTPDLAARDRLKARLVEFGRNQLVGTDLYVKNLEIGPPVGKPVQYRVSAADPDQARDAARDLAAVLATEPRLRDIALDWSEPARVVRLQVNQDQARRLGLTNEDISGALSGTFTGRTITQLRDGIFLINVTARGAQADRESVESIQNLQLATPTGTPIPLASLAKLEYGTEQPLIMQRDGLPTVTVKADIASKDQPATLVAALADRVAAFQSTLPAGVRLAVGGTVETSAESQEPIAAVVPVMLLVMALLVMVQMQGFRLSFIVFAAAPLGLIGVVAALLPFGVPMGFVAILGILALIGILIRNSVILVHEIQVLIAQGHSRWNAVFEASDSRARPILLTAAAASLALIPISRQVFWGPMAFAMMGGIIAGTLVTLIFVPALYCAVFGVRPPEGDPMPGAEDRARAAAHQ; encoded by the coding sequence ATGACGGGACGCGGCTTCAACCTTTCCGACTGGGCGCTGCACCACCGTTCTCTGGTGTGGTTCCTGCTGATCGTCTCGATGGTGGCGGGCACGCTCGGCTATCTGCGTCTGGGCCGCGAGGAGGACCCGAACTTCACCATCAAGATCATGGTGATCAGCGCCTCGCTGCCCGGCGCCACCATCGAGGACACGCTGGATCAGGTCACCACCCGGATCGAGACCAAACTCGAGGAGCTGGACGAGCTGAAATTCACCCGCTCGGTCACCATGCCCGGCCAGTCCATCGTCTATCTGGAACTGGACCCGACGATCCGCGGCCCCCAGGTGCCGGAAGTGTGGAAACGGGTCCGCAGCATGATGTCGGACATCCGCCCAGAATTTCCCCATGAATTCCAAGGCTTCCAGTTCAACGACGATTTCGGGGACGTGTTCGGCAACATCTTCGCCTTCACCTCGGACGGCTTCACCCAGCGCGAGCTGCGCGACAGGGTCGAGGATATCCGCAAGCAGGTCCAGGCCCTGCCGATGGCCGGCAAGACCTCGTTGCTGGGCGTGCGCAAGGAACAGATCTACCTGGAATTCTCCTCGGCCCGGCTGGCGGCGCTGGGACTGAACCACAACCAGGTGGTGCAGACGCTGGCGGTGCAGAACGCCATCACCCCCTCGGGCATCGTGCAGGCGGGGCCGGAGCAGGTGCTGGTGCGCGTCGGCGGGCAGTTCGACGACGCGGCCTCGATCGCGGCGGTGAACCTGCGGGTGGGCGACCGTTTCTTCAACATCGGCGACGTGGCGACCGTCCGGCGCGGCTACGAGGATCCGCCCAGCGCGCTGTTCCGCTATAACGGCCGCGAGGCCATCGGCTTGCAGATCGGCATGCGCGACGGCGGCAACATCCTGGAATTCGGCAAGCAGGTCGACGCGCTGATGGCCGGGGTGGCGCGCAGCCTGCCTATCGGCATCGAGATGGCCAAGTTCGCCGACCAGCCGCATGTGGTGGACGAGGCCGTCGGCCATTTCGTGCAGGCCCTGGCCGAGGCGGTCGCCATCGTGCTGCTGGTCAGCTTCGTCAGCCTGGGCCTGCGCGCCGGGCTGGTGGTGACGCTGACCATCCCGCTGGTGCTGGCGATCACCTTCGTGATCCTGGACCTCTACGGCATCACCCTGCAGCGCATCTCGCTGGGGGCGCTGATCATCGCGCTGGGGCTTCTGGTCGACGACGCGATGATCGCCATCGAGACGATGATCTCGCGCCTCGAGGTCGGCGACAGCCTCGAGCGCGCCGCCAGCTACGCCTGGAGCTCCATCGCCTTCCCGATGCTGACCGGCACGCTGGTCACGGTGGCGGGCTTCATCCCCATCGGACTGAACAATTCGGCGGCGGGCGAGTTCACCTTTTCGCTGTTCGTGGTCATCGCCGTCTCGCTGATCGTCAGCTGGATCGTGGCGGTGCTGTTCGCGCCGCTGCTGGGCGTGACGCTGCTGCCCGCCCGCATGAAGCACGCGGCCGAGGGTCCGGGCTGGCTGCGGCGGCGTTTCCACGGGCTGCTGCTCTGGGGCATGCAGCACAAGTGGCCGACCATCGCCATCACCCTGGCGGTCTTCGGTGCCTCGGTCTTCGGCATGCGCTTCGTCGAGCAGCAGTTCTTCCCGACCTCGGACCGGACCGAAATCATCGTGGACGTGACCGAACGCGCCAATGCCTCGATCGCTAAGACCGACGCCGACATGGCCCGGATCGAGACGATGCTGGCCGGCGAACAGGACGCGCTGTTCTGGACCACCTATGTCGGCCGCGGCGCACCGCGCTTCGTGTTGTCGATGGATGTGCCGACGCCGGGCCCCTATATGGGCCAGATCGTGATCCAGACCCCCGACCTTGCGGCGCGCGACCGGCTCAAGGCCAGGCTGGTGGAGTTCGGCCGCAACCAGCTGGTCGGCACCGATCTTTACGTGAAGAATCTCGAGATCGGGCCGCCGGTCGGCAAGCCGGTGCAATACCGGGTCTCGGCCGCGGATCCCGACCAGGCCCGGGACGCGGCGCGCGACCTGGCGGCGGTTCTGGCGACCGAGCCGCGGCTGCGCGACATCGCGCTGGACTGGAGCGAGCCCGCCCGCGTGGTGCGGCTGCAGGTCAACCAGGACCAGGCCCGGCGGCTGGGGCTGACGAACGAGGATATCTCGGGCGCGCTTTCGGGCACCTTCACCGGCCGGACCATCACCCAGCTTCGCGACGGGATCTTCCTGATCAACGTCACCGCGCGGGGCGCGCAGGCGGATCGCGAGTCGGTGGAATCGATCCAGAACCTGCAACTGGCGACACCGACCGGCACGCCGATCCCGCTCGCCTCGCTGGCCAAGCTGGAATACGGTACCGAGCAGCCGCTGATCATGCAGCGCGACGGCTTGCCGACGGTAACGGTCAAGGCCGACATCGCCAGCAAGGACCAGCCCGCCACGCTGGTCGCGGCCCTGGCCGACCGGGTGGCTGCGTTCCAAAGCACCCTGCCCGCCGGCGTCAGGCTGGCGGTCGGCGGCACGGTCGAGACCTCGGCCGAAAGCCAGGAGCCGATCGCGGCGGTGGTCCCGGTCATGCTGCTGGTCATGGCATTGCTGGTCATGGTGCAGATGCAGGGCTTCCGGCTGTCCTTCATCGTCTTTGCCGCGGCGCCGCTGGGGCTGATCGGCGTGGTCGCGGCGCTTTTGCCTTTCGGGGTGCCGATGGGCTTCGTCGCCATCCTGGGCATCCTGGCGCTGATCGGCATCCTGATCCGCAACTCGGTGATCCTGGTGCACGAGATCCAGGTGCTGATCGCCCAGGGCCATTCCCGCTGGAACGCCGTGTTCGAGGCCTCGGACAGCCGCGCCCGGCCGATCCTGCTGACGGCGGCGGCGGCCAGTCTGGCGCTGATCCCGATCTCGCGGCAGGTGTTCTGGGGACCGATGGCCTTCGCGATGATGGGCGGCATCATCGCCGGCACGCTGGTCACGCTGATCTTCGTTCCGGCGCTTTACTGCGCGGTGTTCGGCGTGCGACCGCCCGAGGGCGATCCCATGCCCGGCGCCGAGGACCGCGCCCGCGCCGCGGCGCATCAATAA
- a CDS encoding efflux RND transporter periplasmic adaptor subunit, translated as MRKPVALALLLSLVLAQGAPAFDLPWRKPPPAPEPAPRPVVSTVVSDDMTAGPSMPGVIAARIEVALGFQTLGRVTARNVDIGDAVRKGQVLATLNPEDLRGDVRAAQAAVDAATVELRTAQASADRTRALAQRNVASAAQLEQVERALIAARAAEQQAESELIRARDAEGFAEMRAPFNGVISAVFANAGAVVSAGEPVVQLSTQKGIEAVIDLPDIALSRIRHGDPYEVWSESDPDRLLPATVSLIEPVADAVTRTRRIHLALQDDADLRLGALVRARPSSKAATRLALPEAAVLERDGAPHVWVVTRTGEDARVALRRIAVPGPALNGRVTVESGLSPGEEVVIRGIHSLTEGQSVGQSVTP; from the coding sequence ATGCGCAAGCCGGTAGCCCTTGCCCTGCTGCTGTCGCTGGTGCTCGCCCAGGGCGCGCCGGCCTTCGATCTGCCCTGGCGCAAGCCCCCGCCCGCGCCCGAGCCGGCGCCGCGCCCGGTGGTCAGCACCGTCGTCAGCGACGACATGACCGCCGGTCCTTCGATGCCGGGCGTGATCGCGGCCCGCATCGAGGTGGCGCTGGGTTTTCAGACCCTGGGCCGGGTGACGGCGCGCAATGTCGATATCGGCGATGCCGTCCGCAAGGGCCAGGTGCTGGCCACGCTCAACCCCGAGGATCTGCGGGGCGACGTTCGCGCCGCCCAGGCCGCGGTCGATGCCGCGACGGTCGAGCTGCGCACCGCCCAGGCCAGCGCCGACCGAACCCGGGCGCTGGCGCAGCGCAATGTCGCCTCGGCCGCGCAGCTGGAACAGGTCGAGCGCGCGCTGATCGCCGCCCGAGCCGCCGAACAGCAGGCCGAATCCGAGCTGATCCGCGCCCGCGACGCCGAGGGTTTCGCCGAGATGCGGGCGCCTTTCAACGGGGTGATCAGCGCCGTCTTCGCGAATGCCGGCGCGGTGGTGAGCGCGGGCGAACCCGTGGTCCAGCTTTCCACCCAGAAGGGCATCGAGGCGGTGATCGACCTGCCCGACATCGCGCTGTCGCGGATAAGGCACGGCGATCCCTACGAGGTCTGGTCCGAGAGCGATCCCGACCGCCTGCTGCCCGCCACCGTCTCGTTGATCGAGCCGGTGGCCGATGCCGTCACCCGAACCCGGCGGATTCACCTGGCGCTTCAGGACGATGCCGATCTTCGCCTGGGCGCCCTGGTCCGCGCCCGGCCCAGCAGCAAGGCCGCCACCCGCCTGGCATTGCCCGAGGCAGCCGTCCTGGAACGCGACGGCGCCCCGCATGTCTGGGTCGTGACCCGCACCGGCGAAGACGCCAGGGTGGCGCTGCGCCGGATCGCCGTCCCGGGACCGGCGCTCAATGGCCGCGTCACCGTCGAATCCGGCCTGTCACCAGGCGAGGAGGTGGTGATCCGCGGCATCCATTCGCTGACCGAGGGCCAATCCGTGGGACAAAGCGTGACACCATGA
- a CDS encoding efflux RND transporter periplasmic adaptor subunit has product MPRLTILILALLPFASSARAEAPLPVEFVAVERTELIFDAALTGTIAAQDSVDMGFRQGGRITEVLVHEGGRVSKGQALARTDPLQQEQALRVAEAAVASAEATEAQARQALERADAMLKRGVGTRAALDAASQGLSAATGGLTQARSALGQAQRALEDTIIRAPTDAIVISRKAEPGQIVGAAQAVLSLASATGREAVFQTADTPLLRDAIGAPVSLSGIDFPELRMTAHVTEIAPLVDPSTGSVTVRAEIEDAPTTVSLLGAAVRGAVHYPAGSGIAVPWTALTAAQGKPAVWLVGDANRVSLAPVQIERFTNGTVILKDGVKPGQIVVGAGAQRLYPGREVTDAGTAAEEE; this is encoded by the coding sequence ATGCCGCGCCTGACCATCCTGATCCTGGCCCTCCTGCCATTCGCCTCCTCTGCCCGGGCCGAAGCGCCGCTGCCGGTGGAATTCGTCGCCGTCGAGCGCACCGAACTGATCTTCGACGCTGCCCTGACCGGGACCATCGCCGCCCAGGACAGCGTCGACATGGGCTTCCGCCAGGGCGGCCGCATCACCGAGGTTCTGGTCCACGAGGGCGGCCGCGTCAGCAAAGGCCAGGCGCTGGCCCGCACCGATCCGCTGCAGCAGGAGCAGGCGCTGCGCGTGGCCGAAGCCGCCGTCGCCTCGGCCGAGGCGACCGAGGCCCAGGCGCGGCAGGCACTGGAACGCGCCGATGCCATGCTGAAGCGCGGCGTGGGCACCCGCGCCGCCCTGGACGCGGCAAGCCAGGGGCTTTCAGCAGCGACCGGCGGGCTGACGCAAGCGCGTTCCGCCCTGGGTCAGGCGCAGCGCGCGCTGGAAGATACCATTATCCGCGCCCCCACCGATGCGATCGTGATCTCGCGCAAGGCCGAACCGGGGCAGATCGTCGGCGCGGCCCAGGCGGTGCTCTCGCTTGCCTCGGCCACCGGGCGCGAGGCGGTGTTCCAGACGGCCGACACGCCGCTTTTGCGCGATGCGATCGGCGCACCGGTCTCGCTTTCCGGCATCGACTTTCCCGAATTGCGCATGACCGCTCATGTCACCGAGATCGCGCCGCTGGTCGATCCCTCCACCGGCTCGGTCACGGTCCGCGCCGAGATCGAGGATGCCCCCACCACCGTCAGCCTGCTGGGGGCGGCGGTCCGGGGCGCGGTGCATTATCCGGCCGGCAGCGGCATCGCCGTGCCCTGGACGGCACTGACCGCGGCCCAAGGCAAGCCGGCGGTCTGGCTGGTGGGCGACGCAAACCGCGTCTCGCTGGCGCCGGTGCAGATCGAGCGGTTCACCAACGGCACGGTGATTCTCAAGGACGGCGTCAAGCCGGGGCAGATCGTCGTCGGCGCCGGCGCGCAGCGGCTTTATCCGGGCCGCGAGGTCACCGATGCCGGCACCGCGGCGGAGGAGGAATGA
- the fliP gene encoding flagellar type III secretion system pore protein FliP (The bacterial flagellar biogenesis protein FliP forms a type III secretion system (T3SS)-type pore required for flagellar assembly.), whose protein sequence is MIRLVLIIVGLLLPHVAVAQDLTLDGAGLEAVASGIGRHSITLLAVMTALSLAPGIAIMVTCFPFIVTVLSILRQSIGLQQSPPNMLIVSLAMFLTWFVMSPVLTEAWTVAGAPLRDGRIGVEQAFERGIVPFRGFMEQRTDPEMLVTLAEISPDPQAPPDRLSVLVPAFMLSEIQRAFEIGFLVALPFLIIDLVVSAVLMSMGMMMVPPAVVALPFKLAFFLVVDGWGMVAAALVRSYQ, encoded by the coding sequence GTGATCCGCCTCGTCCTCATCATCGTCGGGTTGCTGCTGCCGCATGTCGCGGTGGCGCAGGACCTGACCCTGGACGGCGCCGGGCTGGAGGCGGTGGCAAGCGGTATCGGCCGACATTCCATCACCCTGCTTGCGGTCATGACCGCGCTGTCCCTGGCGCCGGGCATCGCGATCATGGTGACCTGCTTTCCCTTCATCGTGACGGTGCTGTCGATCCTGCGCCAGTCGATCGGGCTGCAGCAATCCCCTCCGAACATGCTGATCGTCAGCCTGGCCATGTTCCTGACCTGGTTCGTGATGAGCCCGGTGCTGACCGAGGCCTGGACGGTCGCCGGCGCCCCCCTGCGCGACGGCCGCATCGGCGTCGAACAGGCCTTCGAGCGCGGCATCGTGCCCTTTCGCGGCTTCATGGAGCAGCGCACCGACCCCGAGATGCTGGTCACGCTGGCCGAGATCTCGCCCGACCCGCAGGCACCGCCCGACCGGCTGTCGGTGCTGGTGCCCGCCTTCATGCTCAGCGAGATCCAGCGCGCCTTCGAGATCGGCTTCCTGGTGGCACTGCCCTTCCTAATCATCGATCTGGTGGTCTCGGCGGTGCTGATGTCGATGGGGATGATGATGGTGCCGCCGGCGGTCGTCGCCCTGCCCTTCAAGCTGGCTTTCTTCCTGGTGGTCGATGGCTGGGGCATGGTCGCGGCAGCGCTGGTGCGCAGCTATCAGTGA
- a CDS encoding FliM/FliN family flagellar motor C-terminal domain-containing protein codes for MDDLASLIATDQIQVEITIRLGGTQLSVAELSRLRPDDVLTLDHDMSDGVDICVGDKVIARGELVSGDEADNRLCVRILGPAGVS; via the coding sequence ATGGACGATCTCGCCAGCCTGATTGCAACCGACCAGATCCAGGTGGAAATCACCATCCGGCTGGGTGGCACGCAGCTTTCCGTCGCCGAACTCTCGCGCCTGCGCCCGGATGACGTCCTGACCCTGGACCACGACATGTCGGACGGCGTGGACATCTGCGTCGGCGACAAGGTCATCGCCCGGGGCGAGCTGGTTTCGGGCGACGAAGCGGACAATCGGCTTTGCGTCCGCATCCTCGGCCCGGCAGGCGTATCGTGA